In Novosphingobium sp. MMS21-SN21R, a single genomic region encodes these proteins:
- a CDS encoding putative O-glycosylation ligase, exosortase A system-associated: protein MLDLFLLSFVLAFIGVGFRKPFIFVLAYTYIDIVAPQKVSWGILSHIPVSLIAFLCAFISWFVAEDKNGIRFSLRQFILLALLVYCGLSTQTADFPVEALEKWAWVWKALLFALFLPLTLRTRLRIEAITMILVLSIGVIVIGGGIKTAVGGGGYGELRLLVNDNTGLYEGSIISAVAIAAIPLALWLMRFGTIFPPDWRVKVFALALCFACVLMPIGTGARTGLVCVVVLAAMILRTAKRRLLIVSVMAIGALIAVPLLPKEFTDRMGTIKNHQSDQSAGTRIAVWKWTIEFAKTHPFGGGFEAYRQNRLEYDTVKADYAGDNNAALEYQPIVEEGRAYHSSYFEMLGEQGYPGLALWLSLHLLGIWQMELLRRRFRKETSEEFRWVGPLAEALQQAQVIYMVGSTFVGIAFQPFVYMLVGLQCGLWAYIKRVRAAKAEPFRKSSPVALPA from the coding sequence ATGCTTGATCTGTTCCTGCTGAGCTTCGTGCTGGCTTTCATCGGCGTGGGCTTCCGCAAGCCGTTCATCTTCGTGCTCGCCTACACCTACATCGATATCGTGGCACCGCAGAAAGTCAGCTGGGGGATTCTCAGCCACATTCCGGTGTCGCTGATCGCGTTCCTCTGCGCATTCATTTCGTGGTTCGTCGCCGAGGACAAGAACGGTATCCGCTTTTCTCTGCGCCAGTTCATCCTGCTGGCGCTGCTGGTCTATTGCGGTCTTTCGACCCAGACCGCCGACTTTCCGGTGGAAGCGCTGGAGAAGTGGGCGTGGGTGTGGAAAGCGCTGCTGTTCGCACTGTTCCTGCCACTGACGCTGCGCACGCGCCTGCGCATCGAGGCGATCACCATGATCCTGGTCCTATCGATCGGGGTGATCGTGATCGGCGGCGGGATCAAGACGGCGGTCGGCGGCGGCGGCTATGGCGAACTGCGGCTGCTGGTCAACGACAACACCGGGCTTTACGAAGGCTCGATCATTTCCGCCGTGGCCATCGCGGCAATTCCTCTGGCGCTGTGGCTGATGCGTTTCGGCACGATCTTCCCGCCAGACTGGCGCGTTAAGGTCTTTGCGCTGGCGCTATGTTTTGCCTGCGTGCTCATGCCGATCGGTACCGGCGCGCGAACCGGCCTTGTCTGCGTGGTCGTGCTCGCCGCGATGATCCTGCGCACGGCCAAGCGTCGGTTGCTGATCGTTTCGGTCATGGCCATCGGCGCGCTGATCGCGGTCCCGCTCCTGCCCAAGGAGTTCACGGACCGGATGGGCACGATCAAAAATCACCAGTCCGACCAATCTGCCGGTACGCGCATCGCAGTGTGGAAGTGGACGATCGAGTTTGCCAAGACCCATCCGTTCGGCGGCGGGTTTGAGGCTTATCGCCAGAACCGCCTCGAATACGACACGGTCAAGGCCGACTATGCGGGCGACAACAACGCTGCTCTCGAATACCAGCCGATTGTCGAGGAAGGCCGCGCCTACCATTCCAGCTATTTCGAGATGCTGGGCGAACAGGGCTACCCGGGGCTGGCGCTGTGGCTGTCGCTGCATCTTCTGGGCATATGGCAGATGGAGCTGCTGCGCCGCCGTTTCCGCAAGGAGACAAGCGAGGAATTCCGCTGGGTCGGGCCTCTCGCCGAGGCACTGCAACAGGCGCAGGTCATCTATATGGTCGGGTCCACGTTCGTCGGCATTGCCTTCCAGCCCTTTGTCTACATGCTGGTCGGCCTGCAATGCGGGCTCTGGGCCTATATCAAGCGCGTGCGGGCCGCCAAGGCCGAGCCGTTCCGCAAGAGCAGCCCCGTCGCCTTGCCGGCATGA
- a CDS encoding TIGR04063 family PEP-CTERM/XrtA system glycosyltransferase: protein MTRVLHVLDHSLPLQSGYTFRTRAILKAQEAMGLEVRGLTGQRHAAPASPSEPEEVDGLTFHRTPGTAQGLPLVREWYEVTALADRIVDVAADWRPDLIHAHSPALCGLAAVKAGKRLGIPVVYEIRAFWEDAAVGNGTGREGSAKYWLTRVLENEVVGNADRVVTICEGLRADLIGRGYPPEKLSIMPNGVDLDLFGDPLPRDADLAQELGLGEGPVIGFLGSFYPYEGLDDLIAAMPSIVARVPGARLLMVGGGPADEALRAQAAASSAAHAIHFVGRVPHTQVERYYSLVDVVCYPRKAMRLTDLVTPLKPLEAMAQGKLVAASDVGGHRELVHDGVNGTLFPADSPAGLADAMVQMLETSAEWPDRRERARAWVGEHHDWASNVRRYELVYQALLPHRKVSVRAA from the coding sequence ATGACCCGCGTGCTTCATGTTCTCGACCATTCGCTGCCGCTGCAGAGCGGTTACACCTTCCGCACCCGCGCCATTCTCAAGGCGCAGGAGGCGATGGGGCTGGAGGTGCGCGGGCTGACCGGGCAGCGTCATGCCGCTCCGGCTTCGCCCAGCGAGCCGGAAGAGGTGGATGGCCTGACCTTTCACCGCACGCCCGGCACTGCCCAAGGCTTGCCGCTGGTGCGTGAATGGTACGAGGTGACCGCGCTGGCGGACCGCATAGTTGACGTTGCGGCTGATTGGCGGCCAGATCTGATCCACGCCCATTCGCCGGCGCTGTGCGGGCTGGCCGCGGTAAAGGCGGGCAAGCGGCTCGGCATTCCGGTGGTCTACGAAATCCGTGCATTCTGGGAGGACGCCGCCGTCGGCAACGGCACCGGGCGCGAGGGCAGTGCGAAATACTGGCTGACCCGCGTGCTCGAGAACGAGGTCGTCGGCAACGCAGACAGGGTCGTGACGATCTGCGAAGGTTTGCGCGCCGACCTGATCGGGCGAGGCTACCCGCCTGAAAAGCTTTCGATCATGCCCAATGGCGTCGATCTCGACCTGTTCGGCGATCCCCTGCCGCGCGACGCAGACCTGGCGCAGGAGCTGGGGCTGGGCGAAGGCCCGGTCATTGGCTTTCTTGGCAGCTTCTATCCATATGAGGGGCTGGACGACCTCATCGCCGCCATGCCGTCCATCGTGGCGCGCGTGCCGGGCGCACGCCTGCTGATGGTTGGCGGCGGCCCTGCCGACGAGGCGTTGCGGGCGCAGGCAGCGGCTTCCTCTGCTGCTCATGCGATCCACTTCGTCGGCCGCGTGCCCCATACGCAGGTGGAGCGCTACTATTCGCTGGTCGATGTCGTCTGCTATCCGCGCAAGGCCATGCGCCTGACCGACCTCGTCACGCCGCTCAAGCCGCTGGAGGCCATGGCGCAGGGCAAGCTGGTGGCGGCGTCCGATGTGGGCGGCCACCGCGAACTGGTCCATGATGGTGTCAACGGCACGCTTTTCCCCGCCGATAGCCCTGCCGGACTGGCCGATGCGATGGTGCAAATGCTTGAAACATCAGCTGAATGGCCCGACCGCCGCGAACGGGCGCGGGCATGGGTAGGGGAGCACCACGACTGGGCTTCCAACGTTCGGCGTTATGAACTCGTTTACCAAGCCCTGTTACCCCATCGCAAAGTGTCGGTACGCGCGGCCTGA
- a CDS encoding MaoC family dehydratase, which produces MTKIIPPAEIAEMVGTVVGTSDWIDITQERVDRFAEATGDFQFIHIDPEKAKLTPFGGTIAHGFLTLSLIPLLTEQSDCPRPLGIKMAVNYGGNRTRFLAPVRVGKRVRGQFKLLEMEEKRPGQWQQTMEITVEIEGEAKPALMSEWITQFFV; this is translated from the coding sequence ATGACCAAGATCATTCCCCCGGCCGAGATCGCAGAAATGGTCGGCACGGTGGTTGGCACCTCTGACTGGATCGATATCACGCAGGAGCGGGTCGACCGGTTTGCCGAGGCCACCGGCGACTTCCAGTTCATCCATATCGATCCGGAAAAGGCAAAGCTGACCCCGTTCGGCGGCACGATCGCGCACGGATTCCTGACCCTTTCGCTGATCCCGTTGCTGACCGAGCAAAGCGATTGCCCACGCCCGTTGGGGATCAAGATGGCGGTCAACTATGGCGGCAACCGCACCCGCTTCCTCGCCCCTGTTCGCGTCGGCAAGCGCGTTCGAGGCCAGTTCAAGCTACTTGAAATGGAAGAAAAGCGCCCCGGCCAGTGGCAGCAGACGATGGAAATCACCGTCGAAATCGAAGGCGAGGCAAAGCCGGCTCTGATGAGCGAATGGATCACGCAGTTCTTTGTCTAG
- a CDS encoding ABC transporter transmembrane domain-containing protein has product MDEETKPAEPARARTLGPLRMIWREAAKYPGRVAAASLALLVTSAATLAIPAGFRLIIDKGFAAGADVDALGQWFQLLLLVVLVLAIGTACRFYFVSWLGERVVADIRLRVQENLLRLPPSFFESNSPKEISSRMTSDTAVIEQVVGTTVSVALRNVITAIGGLAYLFYLAPKLTAILMIGIPLVVGPIVFFGRRVRNVSRSSQDRVAGIGVIVSEVLGAMKIVQAFGQEQRELARFGEKVEATFQTALRRISLRAVMTSIVILLVFGGITMLVWEGAVGVAEGKISGGTIFAIVITAGLVAGAAGALSEVYGDLLRGAGAAGRLNELLREEPDIAPPARPTALPVPPRGQIAFQNVGFRYPSRPEVLALDDFTLTVEPGETVAIVGPSGAGKSTLFLLAQRFYDPHAGTIRIDGVPLTSADPAEIRARSALVPQDATLFAASARDNLRYGNWAASDDDIWEAARTANAETFLRELPQGLDTFLGEDGARLSGGQRQRIAIARAVLRKAPILLLDEATSALDAESERLVQEALDRLMKERTTLVIAHRLATIRAADRIVVMDGGRIVEQGTHTSLSAAGGLYAKLARLQFEGMTA; this is encoded by the coding sequence ATGGACGAGGAAACCAAGCCCGCCGAACCCGCCCGCGCCCGCACGCTCGGCCCCTTGCGCATGATCTGGCGCGAGGCTGCGAAGTATCCCGGACGGGTCGCCGCCGCCTCCTTGGCGCTGCTGGTCACATCAGCGGCCACGCTCGCCATTCCGGCGGGATTCCGCCTGATCATCGACAAGGGCTTTGCCGCCGGAGCCGATGTGGACGCGCTGGGCCAATGGTTTCAGTTGCTGCTGCTCGTAGTTCTGGTCCTGGCGATCGGCACCGCCTGCCGGTTCTATTTCGTTTCCTGGTTGGGCGAGCGCGTGGTGGCGGATATCCGCCTGCGCGTGCAAGAAAATCTCCTGCGGCTGCCTCCCTCGTTCTTCGAGAGCAACAGCCCCAAGGAAATCTCGTCTCGAATGACATCCGATACGGCGGTGATCGAACAGGTCGTGGGCACGACCGTGTCGGTGGCGCTGCGCAACGTGATCACTGCAATCGGCGGACTTGCCTACCTGTTCTACCTCGCGCCCAAGCTGACCGCGATCCTGATGATCGGCATTCCTCTGGTCGTCGGTCCGATCGTGTTCTTCGGGCGGCGCGTGCGCAACGTGTCGCGGTCGAGCCAGGACCGCGTTGCCGGGATCGGCGTGATCGTGTCCGAAGTGCTCGGCGCGATGAAGATCGTGCAGGCCTTCGGGCAGGAACAGCGCGAACTCGCCCGCTTTGGCGAAAAGGTCGAGGCGACGTTCCAGACCGCGCTGCGCCGCATATCGCTCCGCGCGGTGATGACCTCGATCGTCATCCTGCTGGTCTTCGGCGGCATCACCATGCTCGTCTGGGAAGGCGCGGTCGGCGTGGCGGAGGGCAAGATCAGCGGCGGCACGATCTTCGCCATCGTCATCACGGCGGGCCTTGTCGCGGGTGCTGCCGGGGCCTTGTCCGAAGTCTATGGCGACCTTCTGCGCGGCGCAGGCGCTGCCGGACGCCTCAATGAACTGCTGCGCGAAGAGCCTGATATTGCGCCACCCGCCCGCCCCACCGCCCTGCCGGTGCCGCCGCGTGGCCAGATCGCCTTCCAGAACGTCGGTTTCCGCTACCCCTCGCGGCCCGAAGTCCTCGCGCTCGATGATTTCACGCTGACGGTGGAGCCGGGCGAGACGGTCGCCATTGTCGGGCCATCGGGCGCGGGCAAGTCCACCCTGTTCCTGCTCGCCCAGCGCTTCTACGATCCGCACGCAGGCACGATTCGCATCGACGGCGTGCCGCTCACCAGCGCCGATCCCGCCGAGATTCGCGCCCGCAGCGCTCTGGTGCCGCAGGACGCAACGCTGTTCGCAGCCTCTGCGCGCGACAACCTGCGCTATGGCAACTGGGCCGCCAGTGATGACGACATCTGGGAAGCGGCGCGCACTGCCAATGCCGAGACGTTCCTGCGCGAACTGCCGCAGGGCCTCGACACTTTCCTCGGCGAAGACGGCGCGCGCCTTTCGGGCGGCCAGCGCCAGCGTATCGCGATTGCCCGCGCAGTCCTGCGCAAGGCCCCGATCCTGCTCCTCGACGAAGCAACCAGCGCGCTTGACGCCGAAAGCGAACGTCTGGTCCAGGAAGCGCTCGACCGGCTGATGAAGGAGCGCACGACGCTGGTCATTGCTCACCGCCTCGCCACGATCCGCGCAGCGGACCGGATCGTGGTAATGGACGGTGGCCGGATCGTCGAGCAAGGCACGCACACCAGCCTTTCGGCGGCAGGCGGGCTTTACGCAAAGCTGGCGCGGCTGCAGTTCGAGGGCATGACGGCCTGA
- a CDS encoding polyhydroxyalkanoate depolymerase has translation MLYKAYEIQRSLMNAGSAWSSMMADMLNDPRNPWAGIGPSQMLASALDVFAHASAPRGKPAFGLKVIHVDGAAHAVKETTVITRPFGDLKMFTHDGLPKDAPRLLLVAPMSGHYATLLRGTVERMLERCVVYITDWADAKYVPMTEGIFDLDDYIDYLTGFLEHIGPGAHMMAVCQPSVPALAATAIMGANKHPCRPLTLTMMGGPIDTRESPTAVNDHAITKPHVWFKHNVITTVPANYPGEGRRVYPGFVQLASFMSMNLGSHMMSHYKLYQHMMQGADESADATKTFYEEYRAVCDLPAEFYLQTVDVVFQRHALPKGELIHRGQAVDLGAITDTAILCIEGERDDISGIGQTKAALKVTPNLAEDMKQYFLAPEVGHYGIFNGSRWRGSIAPVVEQWIGKFEKKAKGRKLTAVA, from the coding sequence GTGCTCTACAAGGCTTATGAAATTCAGCGCTCGCTGATGAATGCGGGCAGTGCATGGTCATCCATGATGGCGGACATGCTCAACGATCCCCGCAACCCCTGGGCCGGTATCGGTCCCAGCCAGATGCTCGCTTCCGCGCTGGACGTGTTCGCACATGCGTCCGCTCCGCGCGGCAAGCCCGCGTTCGGGCTGAAGGTCATCCATGTCGATGGCGCTGCGCACGCGGTCAAGGAAACCACGGTCATCACCCGCCCGTTCGGCGATCTCAAGATGTTCACGCACGACGGCCTGCCCAAGGATGCGCCGCGCCTGCTGCTCGTCGCGCCGATGAGCGGGCACTACGCCACGCTGCTGCGCGGCACGGTGGAGCGCATGCTCGAACGCTGCGTCGTCTACATCACCGACTGGGCCGATGCGAAGTATGTGCCGATGACCGAAGGCATCTTCGATCTCGACGACTACATCGATTACCTCACCGGCTTCCTCGAACATATCGGCCCCGGAGCCCATATGATGGCGGTGTGCCAGCCGTCGGTCCCGGCATTGGCCGCCACGGCGATCATGGGCGCCAACAAGCACCCCTGCCGCCCGCTGACGCTGACCATGATGGGCGGCCCGATCGACACGCGCGAAAGCCCCACTGCGGTCAACGATCACGCGATCACCAAACCGCACGTGTGGTTCAAGCACAACGTGATCACCACTGTGCCCGCCAACTATCCGGGCGAAGGCCGCCGCGTCTATCCGGGCTTCGTCCAGCTCGCCAGTTTCATGTCGATGAATCTCGGCAGCCACATGATGAGCCATTACAAGTTGTACCAGCACATGATGCAGGGCGCCGATGAAAGCGCGGACGCGACCAAGACATTCTACGAGGAATACCGCGCGGTCTGCGATCTCCCCGCCGAATTCTACCTGCAGACCGTCGACGTCGTTTTCCAGCGCCACGCCCTGCCCAAGGGTGAATTGATCCATCGCGGCCAGGCGGTGGATCTGGGCGCAATCACCGACACCGCCATCCTGTGCATCGAGGGCGAACGCGACGATATCTCCGGCATCGGTCAGACCAAGGCCGCGCTCAAGGTCACCCCGAACCTTGCCGAAGACATGAAGCAGTACTTTCTGGCCCCCGAAGTCGGCCACTACGGCATCTTCAACGGCTCGCGCTGGCGCGGTTCCATCGCCCCGGTGGTGGAACAGTGGATCGGCAAGTTCGAAAAGAAAGCCAAGGGCCGGAAGCTGACTGCCGTGGCCTGA
- the gltB gene encoding glutamate synthase large subunit, giving the protein MGFPPVQGLYDPRNEHDACGVGFVAHIKGQKSHSIVDQALEILRNLDHRGAVGADPLLGDGAGILIQIPDQLFRKWAASEGKDLPQPGDYAVAMCFLPQEEASRLFVTEFFEKFIAKEGQELIGWRDVPVTMDGLGKAVVDSMPVIRQCFIKRGAGTPDQDAFERKLLAIRKQTQNPLASMAEKHGLSGVTQLYMPSFSTRTIVYKGLLLANQVGSFYDDLRDADCVSALGLVHQRFSTNTFPSWKLAHPFRFIAHNGEINTVRGNVNWMNARRRTMESELLGPDLDKMWPLIPHGQSDTASLDNALELLIAGGYSLAHSVMMLIPEAWAGNPLMSPARRAFYEYHAALMEPWDGPAAVAFTDGRQIGATLDRNGLRPARFSITRDDLICMASESGVLPFREEDIVRKWRLQPGKMLLIDMDQGKIIEDEEIKAELASAEPYEEWLEAAQYKLKELDLVEPELAALPVETTSLLDRQQAFGYTQEDISKFLEPMAVAGEDPLGSMGTDTPIAVLSKRSRLLYDYFKQNFAQVTNPPIDPIREELVMSLVSMIGPRPNLLGHDAGSHKRLEVEQPILTNEDIAKIRSVEAALDGAFRTATIDTTWAATAGADGLEMAIKEMCWAATEAVLADKNILILSDRGQNEDRIPMPAALATAAVHQHLVRQGLRMQTGLVVETGEAREVHHFCVLAGYGAEAINPYLALETLEAIRVDKELPLGPKDVKKNYIKAVGKGILKVMSKMGISTYQSYCGAQIFDAVGLSSAFVDAYFTGTATSIEGVGLKEIAEETVRRHAAAYGDNPIYKKMLDVGGMYQLRLRGEEHAWTASNIASLQHAVRGNTSEKYREFAQSINDQAERQLTIRGLMELKKAEEPIDISEVEPASEIVKRFATGAMSYGSISWEAHTTLAVAMNRIGGKSNTGEGGEDPARFTRMANGDSMRSAIKQVASGRFGVTAEYLVNADDVQIKMAQGAKPGEGGQLPGDKVDKTIGKTRHSTPGVGLISPPPHHDIYSIEDLAQLIHDLKNVNTSARISVKLVSEVGVGTVAAGVSKARADHVTISGYEGGTGASPLTSLTHAGSPWEIGLAETQQTLLLNNLRSRICVQADGGIRTGRDVAVAALLGADEFGFATAPLIAAGCIMMRKCHLNTCPVGVATQDPVLRARFTGQPEHVINYFFFVAEELRAIMAEMGFRTVAEMVGRVDRLDTNKAIHHWKLEGIDLSKLLHRVEPVEGTTLNWSGTQDHGLEAALDQDLIKASAAALESGQAVRLERTVINVNRTVGAMLSGEVAKKYGHKGLPDNTVHVSFKGVAGQSFGAFLAHGVTLDLVGDANDYVGKGLSGGRVIVRPPAHVERDPSENIIVGNTVLYGAIAGEAYFNGVAGERFAVRNSGAVAVVEGTGDHGCEYMTGGVVAVLGKTGRNFAAGMSGGIAYVYDVDGNFAQLANGAMVDLLPISAERDEDDGAGRPQQRGTDVYDYGMGDMLRHDAERLRVLVERHHLYTGSRRAREILDNWADALPKFVKVMPRDYARALRQMEAERLEAASVAAE; this is encoded by the coding sequence ATGGGATTTCCGCCGGTTCAGGGGCTGTACGATCCACGTAATGAGCATGACGCCTGTGGCGTGGGCTTTGTCGCCCACATCAAGGGCCAGAAAAGCCATTCCATTGTCGATCAAGCCTTGGAAATTCTGCGCAATCTCGATCATCGCGGCGCGGTGGGCGCTGATCCGCTGCTGGGTGACGGCGCCGGGATTCTGATCCAGATTCCAGACCAGCTGTTCCGCAAGTGGGCCGCTTCCGAAGGCAAGGACCTGCCGCAGCCGGGCGATTACGCCGTGGCGATGTGCTTCCTGCCGCAAGAAGAAGCGTCGCGCCTGTTCGTCACCGAATTTTTCGAGAAGTTCATCGCCAAGGAAGGTCAGGAACTGATCGGCTGGCGTGATGTGCCGGTCACCATGGACGGCCTCGGCAAGGCGGTCGTGGATTCGATGCCTGTGATCCGCCAGTGCTTCATCAAGCGTGGCGCGGGCACGCCCGATCAGGACGCGTTCGAACGCAAGCTGCTCGCCATCCGCAAGCAGACGCAGAACCCGCTTGCCTCGATGGCTGAAAAGCACGGACTGTCGGGCGTGACGCAGCTCTACATGCCGAGCTTCTCGACCCGCACAATCGTGTACAAGGGCCTGCTGCTCGCCAATCAGGTCGGTTCGTTCTACGATGATCTCCGCGATGCCGATTGCGTTTCGGCACTCGGTCTCGTCCATCAGCGTTTCAGCACCAACACCTTCCCAAGCTGGAAGCTGGCGCACCCGTTCCGCTTCATCGCCCACAACGGCGAGATCAACACCGTACGCGGCAACGTGAACTGGATGAACGCGCGCCGCCGCACGATGGAATCGGAGCTTCTCGGCCCCGATCTCGACAAGATGTGGCCGCTGATTCCGCATGGCCAGTCGGACACCGCCAGTCTCGACAACGCGCTCGAACTGCTAATCGCGGGCGGATACTCGCTCGCCCATTCGGTGATGATGCTGATCCCCGAAGCCTGGGCCGGCAATCCGCTGATGAGCCCGGCACGCCGCGCGTTCTACGAATATCACGCTGCGTTGATGGAGCCATGGGACGGTCCTGCCGCCGTGGCCTTCACCGATGGCCGCCAGATCGGCGCGACGCTCGATCGGAACGGCCTTCGCCCCGCGCGGTTCTCGATCACGCGCGACGATCTGATCTGCATGGCGTCGGAAAGCGGTGTGCTGCCGTTCCGCGAGGAAGACATTGTCCGCAAGTGGCGCCTCCAGCCCGGCAAGATGCTCCTGATCGACATGGATCAGGGCAAGATCATCGAGGACGAGGAAATCAAGGCCGAGCTGGCCAGTGCAGAACCTTACGAGGAGTGGCTGGAAGCCGCGCAGTACAAGCTGAAGGAACTCGATCTGGTCGAGCCTGAGCTGGCTGCGCTTCCGGTCGAGACGACCTCGTTGCTCGATCGCCAGCAGGCTTTCGGCTACACGCAGGAAGACATCTCGAAGTTCCTCGAGCCGATGGCCGTTGCTGGCGAAGATCCGCTCGGCTCGATGGGCACCGACACGCCGATTGCGGTACTTTCGAAGCGCTCGCGCTTGCTCTACGATTACTTCAAGCAGAACTTTGCGCAGGTCACCAACCCGCCGATCGACCCGATCCGCGAGGAATTGGTGATGTCGCTGGTGTCGATGATCGGCCCGCGTCCGAACCTGCTTGGTCATGACGCGGGCAGCCACAAGCGTCTCGAAGTCGAACAGCCGATCCTCACCAACGAGGATATCGCTAAGATCCGCTCGGTCGAAGCCGCGCTCGACGGCGCGTTCCGTACTGCCACGATCGACACGACCTGGGCCGCCACTGCCGGGGCCGATGGTCTTGAAATGGCGATCAAGGAAATGTGCTGGGCCGCCACTGAAGCGGTTCTCGCCGACAAGAACATCCTGATCCTGTCTGACCGCGGCCAGAACGAAGACCGCATCCCGATGCCTGCGGCACTGGCAACGGCGGCGGTGCACCAGCACCTCGTCCGTCAGGGCCTGCGCATGCAGACCGGGCTTGTCGTCGAAACCGGCGAAGCGCGTGAAGTGCACCACTTCTGCGTGCTGGCAGGCTATGGCGCCGAAGCGATCAACCCCTATCTCGCGCTCGAAACGCTTGAAGCAATCCGGGTCGACAAGGAGCTTCCGCTCGGCCCGAAGGATGTAAAGAAGAACTACATCAAGGCCGTCGGCAAGGGCATCCTCAAGGTCATGTCCAAGATGGGCATCTCGACCTACCAGTCCTATTGCGGCGCGCAGATCTTTGACGCGGTCGGCCTGTCGAGCGCCTTCGTCGATGCCTATTTCACCGGCACCGCCACCAGCATCGAAGGCGTCGGCCTCAAGGAAATCGCCGAGGAAACGGTGCGCCGTCATGCGGCGGCCTATGGCGACAACCCGATCTACAAGAAGATGCTCGACGTGGGCGGCATGTACCAGCTGCGCCTGCGCGGCGAGGAGCACGCCTGGACCGCGTCGAACATCGCCAGCCTGCAGCATGCAGTGCGCGGCAATACGTCTGAAAAGTATCGTGAATTCGCGCAGTCGATCAACGATCAGGCCGAACGGCAGCTGACCATTCGCGGGCTGATGGAACTGAAGAAGGCCGAAGAGCCGATCGACATTTCCGAGGTTGAACCCGCGAGCGAAATCGTCAAGCGCTTCGCCACTGGCGCGATGAGCTATGGATCGATCTCGTGGGAAGCGCACACCACGCTGGCGGTGGCGATGAACCGCATCGGCGGGAAGTCGAACACCGGCGAAGGCGGCGAAGACCCTGCGCGCTTCACCCGCATGGCCAATGGCGATTCGATGCGCTCGGCGATCAAGCAGGTCGCCTCGGGCCGCTTCGGCGTGACCGCGGAATACCTCGTCAATGCCGACGATGTGCAGATCAAGATGGCCCAGGGCGCAAAGCCCGGTGAGGGCGGCCAGCTTCCCGGTGACAAGGTCGACAAGACCATCGGCAAGACCCGCCATTCCACGCCGGGTGTGGGCCTGATTTCGCCGCCGCCGCACCACGATATCTACTCGATCGAGGATCTCGCGCAGCTCATTCACGATCTCAAGAACGTGAACACCAGCGCGCGTATTTCGGTCAAGCTGGTATCCGAAGTGGGTGTCGGCACTGTCGCGGCAGGCGTGTCGAAGGCACGCGCCGATCACGTCACGATCTCGGGCTACGAGGGCGGCACAGGCGCTTCGCCGCTGACGTCTTTGACCCATGCGGGTTCGCCGTGGGAAATCGGCCTCGCCGAAACCCAGCAGACGCTGCTGCTCAACAACCTGCGCAGCCGCATCTGCGTGCAGGCCGACGGCGGCATCCGCACGGGCCGCGACGTGGCAGTTGCCGCGCTGCTCGGCGCGGACGAGTTCGGCTTTGCCACTGCGCCGCTGATTGCGGCCGGCTGCATCATGATGCGCAAGTGCCACTTGAACACCTGCCCTGTCGGCGTCGCCACGCAGGACCCGGTCCTGCGCGCGCGCTTCACCGGCCAGCCCGAACACGTGATCAACTACTTCTTCTTCGTTGCCGAAGAGCTGCGGGCGATCATGGCCGAAATGGGCTTCCGCACTGTCGCCGAAATGGTTGGCCGCGTTGACCGTCTCGATACCAACAAGGCAATCCATCACTGGAAGCTGGAAGGCATCGACCTGTCGAAGCTCCTGCACCGCGTCGAACCGGTTGAGGGCACGACCCTGAACTGGAGCGGCACGCAGGATCACGGCCTCGAAGCCGCGCTCGATCAGGACCTGATCAAGGCCAGTGCCGCCGCGCTCGAAAGCGGCCAGGCGGTTCGCCTCGAACGCACCGTGATCAACGTCAACCGCACGGTTGGCGCGATGCTCTCGGGCGAAGTCGCCAAGAAGTATGGCCACAAGGGCCTGCCCGACAACACCGTCCACGTCTCGTTCAAGGGCGTGGCCGGGCAATCGTTTGGCGCGTTCCTCGCGCACGGCGTCACGCTCGATCTCGTCGGCGATGCCAATGACTATGTCGGCAAGGGCCTTTCGGGCGGTCGGGTGATCGTGCGTCCTCCGGCGCATGTCGAACGTGATCCGTCTGAAAACATCATCGTTGGCAACACCGTGCTTTACGGCGCGATTGCGGGCGAAGCCTATTTCAACGGCGTAGCCGGTGAACGCTTTGCTGTGCGCAATTCGGGCGCCGTTGCGGTGGTCGAAGGCACCGGCGATCACGGCTGCGAATACATGACCGGCGGGGTCGTTGCGGTGCTGGGCAAGACCGGTCGCAACTTCGCGGCAGGCATGTCGGGCGGTATCGCTTACGTCTATGACGTGGACGGTAACTTCGCCCAGCTCGCCAACGGCGCGATGGTCGATCTGCTGCCGATTTCGGCAGAGCGCGACGAAGATGACGGCGCCGGTCGCCCGCAGCAGCGCGGAACCGACGTCTATGACTACGGCATGGGCGACATGCTGCGTCACGACGCGGAACGCCTGCGCGTGCTGGTCGAGCGTCATCACCTGTACACCGGCAGCAGGCGCGCCCGCGAGATCCTCGACAACTGGGCAGACGCACTGCCGAAGTTCGTCAAGGTGATGCCGCGCGACTATGCACGCGCACTCCGCCAGATGGAGGCCGAGCGCCTCGAAGCCGCCTCGGTCGCGGCGGAATAA